From the genome of Longimicrobiaceae bacterium, one region includes:
- a CDS encoding electron transfer flavoprotein subunit beta/FixA family protein: MKSIVCVKRVPDTEARLRIAGDGASIETGGVKFVLNPYDEFAVEAALKHKEAAGSGEVTVITAGGAESAETLRTALAMGADSAVLLKTDRPVEGLAAARVLAEEVKGREYDLLLFGLRAVDDDLQAVGPMTAELLGIPVASAVTEFSVEGGKVTAQREIEGGVEVVELKLPCAITLTKGAYEPRYASLKGIMAAKKKPLEEKPATASEGAPAQKLSYPAERQAGRIVGQGADAVPELVRLLREEAKVL; the protein is encoded by the coding sequence GTGAAGAGCATCGTTTGCGTGAAGCGCGTCCCGGACACCGAGGCGCGCCTTCGCATTGCCGGTGACGGAGCGTCGATCGAGACCGGGGGCGTCAAGTTCGTCCTGAACCCGTACGACGAGTTCGCCGTGGAGGCCGCGCTCAAGCACAAGGAAGCGGCCGGGAGCGGCGAGGTGACGGTGATCACCGCCGGGGGCGCGGAGAGCGCCGAGACGCTGCGCACGGCCCTGGCGATGGGCGCCGACTCCGCCGTACTCCTCAAGACGGACCGCCCGGTGGAGGGCCTGGCCGCCGCGCGTGTCCTGGCCGAGGAGGTGAAGGGGCGCGAGTACGACCTGCTCCTCTTCGGGCTGCGCGCCGTGGACGACGACCTCCAGGCGGTGGGCCCCATGACCGCGGAGCTGCTGGGGATCCCGGTGGCGAGCGCGGTGACGGAGTTCTCGGTGGAGGGCGGCAAGGTCACCGCGCAGCGCGAGATCGAGGGCGGCGTGGAGGTGGTGGAGCTGAAGCTCCCCTGCGCCATCACCCTCACCAAGGGCGCCTACGAGCCCCGCTACGCCTCTCTGAAGGGGATCATGGCGGCCAAGAAGAAGCCGCTGGAGGAGAAGCCCGCCACGGCGTCCGAGGGCGCCCCGGCGCAGAAGCTCTCCTACCCGGCCGAGCGCCAGGCCGGCCGCATCGTGGGGCAAGGGGCGGACGCGGTGCCGGAGCTGGTGCGGCTCCTCCGCGAGGAAGCCAAGGTCCTCTGA
- a CDS encoding alpha/beta hydrolase, whose product MKRDREGEPRRAKGRGRDGKQEKEPERKLLGRAGKAAAGLTAAAAAAYGVYLLGSSRTRRRPVTELANALGLRLDYVPWQEGFHYAYYSRRGRGRPVVFLHSINAVASAHEMRPLVQRFARESERPILALEWLGFGHSDRPEVEYRPELLEDQLEHWLDRVVQPRGGVDVVAFSLGAAYAAEVARRRPDLVHSLAAIEPVGLGEDPTELPRIWSRLLFTLPGVQRAFYDRLTTPEALYRFARNELFSPEFGVPEEYVEYGAETARAEGASRPLDDFLSGRLFPDYARESFRRLRQPLLVLYGTVEDRRMESYTALPELEARPNVEVVPLPTGALPHWERPGDVFERIHEFFARAQEEAVPTV is encoded by the coding sequence ATGAAGCGTGACCGCGAAGGGGAGCCGCGCCGGGCGAAGGGGCGCGGCAGGGACGGGAAGCAGGAGAAGGAGCCGGAGCGGAAGCTCCTGGGCCGGGCGGGGAAGGCCGCCGCGGGGCTGACCGCGGCGGCGGCTGCCGCGTACGGGGTGTACCTGCTGGGGAGCTCGCGGACCCGGAGGCGCCCGGTGACGGAGCTCGCCAACGCGCTCGGCCTGCGGCTGGACTACGTGCCGTGGCAGGAGGGCTTCCACTACGCGTACTACTCGCGGCGGGGGCGCGGGCGTCCCGTCGTCTTCCTGCACTCGATCAACGCGGTGGCTTCGGCGCACGAGATGCGTCCGCTGGTGCAGCGCTTCGCCCGGGAGAGCGAGCGGCCCATCCTGGCCCTGGAGTGGCTGGGGTTCGGGCACAGCGACCGCCCGGAGGTGGAGTACCGGCCCGAGCTGCTGGAGGACCAGCTCGAGCACTGGCTCGACCGGGTGGTGCAGCCACGCGGCGGGGTCGACGTGGTGGCCTTCTCGCTGGGCGCCGCCTACGCGGCCGAGGTGGCGCGGCGGCGCCCGGACCTGGTGCACTCGCTGGCCGCCATCGAGCCGGTGGGGCTGGGGGAGGATCCCACCGAGCTGCCGCGGATCTGGTCGCGGCTCCTTTTCACCCTCCCGGGGGTGCAGCGCGCCTTCTACGACCGCCTGACCACCCCCGAGGCGCTCTACCGCTTCGCGCGCAACGAGCTGTTCAGCCCCGAGTTCGGGGTCCCGGAGGAGTACGTGGAGTACGGCGCCGAGACCGCCCGGGCTGAGGGTGCGTCGCGCCCCCTGGACGACTTCCTGAGCGGGCGCCTCTTCCCGGACTACGCGCGGGAGTCGTTCCGCCGGCTCCGCCAGCCGCTGCTGGTGCTGTACGGGACGGTGGAGGACCGCCGCATGGAGTCCTACACCGCGCTCCCGGAGCTGGAGGCGCGCCCCAACGTGGAGGTCGTCCCGCTCCCCACCGGCGCCCTTCCGCACTGGGAGCGCCCGGGCGACGTCTTCGAGCGGATCCACGAGTTCTTCGCGCGGGCGCAGGAGGAAGCGGTCCCCACCGTCTGA